One genomic region from Zalophus californianus isolate mZalCal1 chromosome 14, mZalCal1.pri.v2, whole genome shotgun sequence encodes:
- the LOC113913166 gene encoding zinc finger protein 605 has product MIKSQISFEDVAVGFTSEEWQLLNPSQKSLYREVMLENYSNLVFLGCQIIKPDAIFKLEHEEPWIIDEEVLSQNFSEEVWLDNSLKMWHQDNQDKLRSMERGHEYDVFRKIFHSSINFVHLGMRPHKCGTGEKSLKHPFEFLIPKNNRRRKKLDELNKKYLLYVRADRTHGERPYCDCSKCRKTSRTGSWPIANRRTHPGVHLCLECGSIFSKKSQFLVHQRTHTGEKPYGCSECGKAFSQKSLLTIHQRTHSGEKPYGCGECQKAFSRKSLLILHQRTHTGEKPYGCSECGKAFSRKSQLKRHQRTHTVEKPYGCSDCGKAFSQKLKLITHQRTHTGEKPYKCSDCGKAFFWKSQLITHQRTHTGKKPYACNECTKAFSRNSLLIRHQRIHTGEKPYECSECGEAFIRKPQLIKHQLTHTGEKNYQCADCEEAFFKKSELIRHQKTHLGEKPYGCVECGKTFFGKSQLLTHQRTHTGEKPYECSECGKAFTQKSSLISHQRTHTGEKPYECTECGKTFSEKSSLIHHQRTHTGEKPFECSECRKAFAWKPQLLRHQRIHTGEKPYECSECGKAFVQKVQLIKHQRNHTGEKTYGCSDCAKAFFEKAQLVIHQRIHTGERPYKCGECGKSFTRKSHLMRHQRIHTGDKYYGCSECGTAFSRKSQLMIHQRTHVL; this is encoded by the exons ATGATCAAGTCACAG ATCTCCTTTGAGGATGTGGCTGTGGGCTTCACGTCGGAGGAGTGGCAGCTACTTAACCCTTCTCAGAAGAGCTTGTACAGAGAGGTGATGTTGGAGAACTACAGCAATCTAGTTTTCTTGG GTTgtcaaattatcaaacctgatgCAATTTTCAAGCTGGAGCACGAAGAGCCGTGGATAATAGATGAAGAAGTTCTAAGTCAGAACTTTTCAG aagaaGTCTGGCTAGATAACAGTCTCAAAATGTGGCACCAGGATAATCAAGACAAGCTTAGAAGTATGGAGAGAGGCCATGAATATGAtgtttttaggaaaatatttcattcaagCATTAACTTTGTTCATTTAGGAATGAGACCCCATAAATGTGGCACAGGTGAAAAAAGTCTGAAACATCCTTTTGAGTTCCTTATTCCAAAAAATAACCGTAGAAGAAAGAAACTTGATGAGCtcaataagaaatatttattgtatgtcaGAGCTGATAGAACCCATGGTGAAAGGCCATACTGTGATTGCAGTAAATGTAGGAAGACTAGCAGGACAGGGTCGTGGCCCATTGCAAACCGCAGAACGCACCCAGGAGTCCATTTATGCTTGGAGTGCGGCAGCATTTTCAGTAAGAAGTCACAGTTCCTCGTACACCAGCGGACgcacacaggagagaagccctACGGCTGCAgcgaatgtgggaaagccttctcCCAGAAGTCACTGCTCACTATTCATCAGAGGACTCATtcaggagaaaaaccatatggaTGTGGTGAATGTCAGAAAGCTTTCAGTAGGAAGTCCCTGCTCATTTTACACCAGAGGACgcacacaggagagaagccctatgGATGCAgtgagtgtgggaaagccttcagcaGGAAGTCGCAGCTCAAGAGACATCAGAGAACCCACACAGTCGAGAAGCCCTACGGCTGCAGTGACTGTGGGAAAGCCTTCTCCCAGAAGTTAAAGCTCATTACCCATCAGAGAAcccacacaggagagaagccctatAAGTGTAGTGATTGTGGGAAAGCCTTCTTCTGGAAGTCACAGCTGATTACTCATCAGAGGACTCACACGGGGAAAAAACCATACGCATGTAACGAGTGCACAAAAGCCTTCAGCAGGAACTCGCTGCTCATCAGACATCAGAGGATCCACACGGGGGAAAAACCCTATGAGTGCAGCGAGTGTGGGGAAGCCTTCATCAGAAAGCCACAGCTTATCAAGCATCAACTAACTCACACGGGAGAGAAGAACTACCAGTGCGCTGATTGTGAAGAAGCATTCTTTAAGAAGTCAGAGCTAATCAGACATCAGAAGACTCACTTAGGGGAGAAACCCTACGGATGCGTTGAATGTGGAAAAACCTTCTTTGGGAAGTCACAGCTCCTAAcacatcagagaactcacactggagagaaaccgtATGAATGCAGTGAGTGTGGAAAGGCCTTCACCCAGAAGTCAAGCCTGATTTCACACCAGAGgacacacacaggagagaagccctatgaGTGCACAGAGTGTGGGAAGACCTTCAGTGAGAAATCAAGCCTCATTCATCACCAGAGAAcccatactggagagaaacccttcGAATGTAGTGAGTGTAGGAAAGCTTTTGCCTGGAAGCCACAGCTTCTTAGGCATCAAAGAATTCATACaggggagaaaccctatgaatgcagtgagtgtgggaaggcctttgTTCAGAAAGTGCAGCTCATTAAGCATCAGAGAAAtcacacaggagagaaaaccTATGGATGCAGTGATTGCGCAAAAGCCTTCTTTGAGAAGGCACAGCTTGTTatccatcagagaattcacacaggagagAGACCCTATAAATGTGGTGAATGTGGGAAGTCTTTCACTAGAAAGTCTCACCTTATGAggcatcagagaattcatacaggaGATAAATACTATGGGTGCAGTGAGTGTGGGACTGCTTTCAGCAGGAAGTCGCAGCTCATGATTCATCAGAGGACTCACGTCCTCTAG